TTAGCGATGCTGATAGAAAGTCGCTGCTTGGGCTGTTTAGTAGCGGAGATTTTGATAAATTAATATCCAGAGAGATAGATATAACCAAACTTCGAGTAAGGAATAAATTAAAAAATCTGCTTAAAAAGGCGCAGGAATTAAAAGAACAGGCCAATAGTTTTGCATCCAAAGATCATACTTTACGGCTAAACATTAAGAATATAAACGGTGATTATGTTTATCAGAGATACGTGGTAGATGCTGTGTGTATCAGCGATTGTGATTTTGCCCCAGCGGAAGAAAAAGATGTTTCTTCCAAAGATAATCTGACATTAGAGTTCAATTTTAAACCGTATTCTGTTAATTTATTAGTTCTAAAGAATAAGCCGCAAGAAGTAAAAAGTGAGGCAGCCAAACTACCTCAAGATACAAAAGTTAAGCAAGAAAATGCCCAATAACTCTACAGATGGCTCCAGTATTTTCCCTGTCGCCCAGCAGCAAGGTCTTGGCGGTAAAGCCGTTCTTACCGTTTCTCAGGTTACGCAGGATATAAAATTAGTCCTTGAGAGTAATTTTCAGGGGCTTTGGATCGAGGGCGAAATCACAAATTTCAGGCCTTCTTCAAGCGGACACTATTATTTTTCTCTCAAAGACGATCTTGCGCTGCTTAATTCCGTGATATTCAGCCGTATCGCAAAAACAGTAAAATTTAACCCCGAAAACGGGTTAAAGGTCATTTGTTTCGGCAATATTGAGGTTTACGGGCCTCATGGCAAATATCAACTTATTATAGAAAAGATAGAGCCTAAAGGTATAGGCAGCCTTCAGCTTGCTTTGGAGCAGCTAAAGAACAAGCTGGAAAAGGAAGGGCTGTTTTCTGAGCAGCGCAAAAGGCCGATCCCATACTTACCTTCAGTCATCGGCATAGTTACGTCTCTTTCCGGAGCCGCTATTAGAGATATGCTTAAGGTTTTGGATAACAGGTTCAGAGATGCCCATATAATTATAAAACCTACTATGGTTCAGGGTAGCACCGCTAAGGATGAAATAGCAAAAGCTATAGAGGAATTAAATTTCTTTAATGAGTCCGCCCCCAAGGAAGATAGAATTGAAGTTATGATTGTCGGACGCGGAGGAGGCAGCATGGAGGATCTCTGGGCGTTTAATGAAGAGGTGGTAGCCCGAGCAATATATAAATCAAGGATTCCCGTCATTTCTGCAGTAGGCCATGAACGCGATATAACTATAGCTGATCTGGTGGCAGACATGCGCGCTTCTACTCCTTCGGTAGCAGCAGAAAAAGTTATCCCCAGAAAGGAAGACCTTAAACAAAGATTAGGCGAACTTAAAGGCGACCTTTTAAGGTCGTTCATGGAGATACATGATAATTACCAGGCTTTTGTTTTAGAGAATGTGCGCAGAATTATATTAAGCGCAAACCATATTATCGAACTGAATTTTTCCAGGTTTAATACGGGTTTGCGAAAATTACATTTGCTTAATCCGGTAGCAGTGATACAGCAATACAAAGATAGGATTACGGATCTCGCCCGGCAGATTTTTGTAAGAACGTCGCATTATGTAAGATTGAGAGAGGCCGAATACGTTAGAGCCGCAGGTAGGCTTTCAGATTTAAGCCCTCTGGCGATACTATCTCGCGGTTATTCCATAACTTTTAATATAAGTTCCGGGGAAGTTATTAAGAACACAAAAATACTGAAAAAAGGCGACCTGATAAAGACAAGGCTTTCCGAGGGCGAAATTATAAGCTCGGTTACGGAGGTAAAAAAAGATGGCTGAGATGAAATTCGAAGATGCTTTAAAGAAACTGGAAAAAATAGTCGGAGATTTAGAATCCGGGGAACTTTCTCTTGATGAGGCTTTGAAGAAATACCAGGAGGGCATAGAGCTTTCCAGGCAATGTTCGCAAAGGCTTGATAACGCCAAGAAAAAAATAGATGTATTAACAAAAAACAAAAAAGGCGATTTTGAATTGAAGCCCTTATCGGAATCACAAGACCAGGAACAAGATGCTTGAAAAGATACATTCACCCGAAGATTTAAGAAAGTTGCCGCTTGAGGCTTTACCGGGCTTATCATCCGAGATCCGCAAGAGGATTATTGATGTAGTATCGGTAACCGGGGGGCATATTGCCTCCAGCCTCGGGGCGGTTGAATTGGCAATGGCGCTGCATTATTGTTTCAATACGCCAAAAGATAAGATAATTTGGGATGTCGGGCACCAGGCATACGCACACAAAATAATTACCGGCAGGAATGATTGCTTTGAGACATTAAGAAAATCCGAAGGCATAAGCGGTTTTCCCCATAAGGACGAATCTGAATACGACCCTTTTACGGTAGGCCACAGCTCTAATGCGGTGTCCTTGGCTTTGGGATTAGTCTGCGCCTATCAGCGATTAGGTGCAGAAAACAATCCAAAAATTGTCGCGGTAATCGGAGATGGTTCACTAAGCGGCGGGTTATGCTTTGAAGGCCTTAACAATGCAGGTCACCTGAAGAAAGATATCCTGGTTATACTTAATACAAATGAGCTTAGCATAGCGCCTAATGCCGGTGCCTTAAGCACCTATATAAATAAGGTGCTCTCTCTGCCTATCTATAATAGATTCAGGGGTTCTCTGGAGGGTTTTGTAAGCTCGCGCATACCTAAAGGCAGCAGGTTAATAAAGATCGCCAATAAGTTTGAGGAAGGATTAAAAGGGTTATTTATCCCCGGAATATTTTTTGAAGAACTGGGTTTTCGCTACTTTGGTCCTCTGGATGGCCATAACCTGGATCTGCTTATACCAACACTGAAAAATATTATGAACCTGAAGGGTCCGAGGCTGCTGCATATTATTACGAAAAAAGGCAAAGGTTATCCGCCTGCGGAAAAAGAGCCGGTAAAATTTCACAGTACCGGCCCATTCAACATCAGTAACGGGGACCCGGTTGATAAAAATAAAACCAAGTCCTATACGGAAGTTTTTAGCGAAAAAATAGTTGGGCTTGCGTCTCAAGATAAAAGGATAGTAGCCATAACAGCTGCTATGGCAGAGGGCACAGGCTTAGATAAATTCCGGGACTTATATCCTGATAGGTTTTTTGACGTAGGTATTGCCGAACAGCATGCTGTATGTTTTGCCGCAGGATTAGCCAGGGCGGGATTAAAACCGGTGGCAGCCATCTATTCAACATTTTTACAGCGCGCTTACGATCAACTTATCGAAGATGTCGCTTTGCAGGATTTACCGGTTGTTTTAGCGATAGACCGTGCGGGCATAGTCGGTGAAGACGGACCTACGCATCAGGGAGTATTTGATATCGCATATTTAAGAAGCATACCTAATTTTACGATTATGGCTCCCATGGATGCCAAAGAGCTTGAAAGTATGCTTTCTTTTGCGATGACCTTAGGTAAACCGGTTGCCATAAGGTATCCCAAAGGCACGATAGAAGAATTGGATTCCAAAAGGTGCAATAAAATAGAATTGGGTAAAGCCGAAATTTTAAGCGATGGCGATGATTTTGCCATAATAGCTGTAGGGACAATGGCTAGTACATGTTATAAGGTTATCGAGATACTTAAAAAAGAAGGCCTTCACGGATCTCTTGTCAATGCCCGTTTTATAAGGCCGATTGATACCGATGTTATTCAGAAAGTTTGTTCTAAGGCCAAAAGGATAATTACAGTAGAGGAAGGCGTTTTGGATTGCGGCTTCGGAGCTGCGGTGGTCGAAGCAACTGGTTTAGCGGTTACAAGAATAGGCCTTCCGTTTGAATTCATTCCTGCTGGCAAGAGAAAAACGCTTCTTGAGAAATATGGCTTGTCCGAGAGCGGGATAGCAAATACGATAAGAGGTTTGATGGGAAGATAATGGCTAAAATCGTGATTGACAGTCAGAAATGTAAGGGTTGCTTGCTTTGTATAAGTGTATGCCCGCGTAAAGAGATAGTCGTATCTGATAAGATGAATCGCCGAGGGGCAAGGATAGTTAAATTCAAGGATGACGGGCTGTGTTCGGGGTGCGGAATGTGTGCGATAATCTGTCCCGATTGCTGTATCGAAGTATATAAATGAGTAATGCGTATAGCGTATTGAGTATTGCGTAATGATTAATAGCTTGAGCGCGCTACGCCCGGGGCAATACGAAACAGGATTAACCAATGAATGATAAGATTCTAATGAGCGGCAATGAAGCCTTAGCTGAGGGCGCAATACGCGCCGGATGTAAATTCTATGCCGGGTATCCGATCACCCCGCAGAATGAGTTGACTGCCTACATGGCTGTTAATTTACCCAAGGCAGGAGGAATTTTTATCCAGGCCGAGTCTGAATTAGCGGCAATCAATATGGTCTTTGGCGCAGCAGCAGCCGGTGCGCGTGCTATGACTTCATCGTCCAGCCCCGGGATAAGTTTAAAACAAGAAGGCATATCTTACATTGCCGGAGCAGAATTACCGTCGGTAATTATCAACGTAATGCGGGGAGGGCCCGGCTTAGGCAATATTTCTCCAAGCCAGTCCGATTATTTCCAGGCAACGCGCGGAGGCGGGCATGGCGATTACCATTGTTTGGTGTTAGCTCCGTCGTCAGTCCAAGAGTCACTGGATTTAATGCCCCTTGCATTTAACCTTGCTGATAAATACCGTACTCCGGTCATGGTGTTAAGCGACGGTATGCTTGGGCAGATGATGGAACCGGTTTCAGTCCACAGTCCACAGTCCACAGTCCACAGCAAAAAACTACCAGAGAAGAAGTGGGCGTTGACTGGATGCAGGGGGAGAAAGCCCAATGTGGTAAAATCATTTTATATGCAGGAAGGAGGGCTTGAGAAATTCAATTTGTCCCTGCAAAAAAAATATAGTGAGATAAGGAATAAAGAGCAGCGCTTTGAAATGACCAATGTCAAAGATGCCGAAGTGATTATAGTAGCCTACGGTATAATGGCCAGGATAGCAAAGAGCGCCATGCAGGACCTGAATAATGCAGGCAGGAAGGTCGGATTAATCAGACCGGTTTCTTTATGGCCGTTTCCTAAAAATGCTTTCAGAGAAATAGAAAAAAGTAAGCATTTTAAAAGTTTTTTGGTTGTGGAAATGTCTTACGGCCAGATGATCGAAGATGTGCTTTTGTCTGTGGCAGATAAATCAAAGGTAGATTTTCTCGGACGCTCAGGAGGAGGCATTCCTGCTGAAGCCGAAATCATTGATAAGCTTAAAAAAATAATCCGTAGATAATCATGAAAAAAATTATAAAGCGGCCCAGAGCATTAAAGGATGTGCCAACGCATTATTGCCCTGGTTGCGGCCACGGTATAGCACATCGTTTAGTAGCAGAGGTAATCGATGATCTTGGTATAAGAGAGAAGGTTATTGCTGTAGCTCCTGTTGGCTGTGCAGTAATTGCATATGATTATTGGGATTTTGATTGCTCCGAAGCTGCCCACGGAAGGGCCCTGGCTGTAGCTACAGCAATTAAGAGAGTCAGGCCGGAAAATATTGTTTTTACTTATCAGGGAGACGGCGACTTAGCGGCTATTGGGGCCAACGAAACACTGCACGCGGCTAACAGGGGCGAGAACTTAACCGTTATTTTTATAAACAATGCAATTTATGGAATGACCGGAGGGCAAATGGCCCCGACAACGCTATTGGGCCAAACTACTGTTACTACTCCCGATGGAAGAATCAGCCAAATCCACGGGTATCCTCTTAAGATATCAGAAATTTTAGCCACCCTCCCGGGAGTTAAATACGTGGAAAGAGTAAGCTTAACCAGTCCACCCGAAATTATTAAAGCAAAAATAGCCATTAAACAGGCATTCAAGAATCAAATGGATAAGATAGGTTTTTCACTGGTAGAGATTCTTTCTGCATGTCCTACGTATTGGGGTATGTCTGCCAACGATGCTTTATCCTGGATGAAAGGCACAATGTCTAAGGAGTTTCCTCTGGGGAGGATAAAATGATTGAACGGGTAATTATTGCAGGAGCAGGCGGACAGGGAATTATGCTGCTGGGTAAGGTTTTGGCTGAGGCAGCAAGTTTAAAAGGCCTGCAGGTTACCTGGTTTCCTTGTTATGGCGCCGAAGTCCGGGGAGGGACGGCTTATTGCATGGTGATTATATCTGATAGAGAAGTCAGTTCGCCTTATATTGATAAAGCAGATACCCTTATAATAATGAATGAGCCTTCGCTTTTGAAATTTAAAGACAGGATAAAAGAAGATGGTATTATGCTTATTAATAGCTCTCTTGCCGATAGCAGCTCTTCATCTGTAAAAAACAGGAAATTTATTCTTAAAGCAATGGCCTTTACAGATATAGCTTCGCAGCTGGGCAGCGTCAAAGTGGCTAATATGGTAGCATTGGGCGCGTATATAAAAAACAAACCGTTGATAACTAAAAAGGAAATATTCAGGGTGTTTGAAAAAATGGCTTCCGGGAAAAGCAGGGCATTAATAAC
This genomic stretch from Candidatus Omnitrophota bacterium harbors:
- the xseB gene encoding exodeoxyribonuclease VII small subunit, whose protein sequence is MAEMKFEDALKKLEKIVGDLESGELSLDEALKKYQEGIELSRQCSQRLDNAKKKIDVLTKNKKGDFELKPLSESQDQEQDA
- the vorB gene encoding 3-methyl-2-oxobutanoate dehydrogenase subunit VorB, with amino-acid sequence MNDKILMSGNEALAEGAIRAGCKFYAGYPITPQNELTAYMAVNLPKAGGIFIQAESELAAINMVFGAAAAGARAMTSSSSPGISLKQEGISYIAGAELPSVIINVMRGGPGLGNISPSQSDYFQATRGGGHGDYHCLVLAPSSVQESLDLMPLAFNLADKYRTPVMVLSDGMLGQMMEPVSVHSPQSTVHSKKLPEKKWALTGCRGRKPNVVKSFYMQEGGLEKFNLSLQKKYSEIRNKEQRFEMTNVKDAEVIIVAYGIMARIAKSAMQDLNNAGRKVGLIRPVSLWPFPKNAFREIEKSKHFKSFLVVEMSYGQMIEDVLLSVADKSKVDFLGRSGGGIPAEAEIIDKLKKIIRR
- the xseA gene encoding exodeoxyribonuclease VII large subunit, which translates into the protein MPNNSTDGSSIFPVAQQQGLGGKAVLTVSQVTQDIKLVLESNFQGLWIEGEITNFRPSSSGHYYFSLKDDLALLNSVIFSRIAKTVKFNPENGLKVICFGNIEVYGPHGKYQLIIEKIEPKGIGSLQLALEQLKNKLEKEGLFSEQRKRPIPYLPSVIGIVTSLSGAAIRDMLKVLDNRFRDAHIIIKPTMVQGSTAKDEIAKAIEELNFFNESAPKEDRIEVMIVGRGGGSMEDLWAFNEEVVARAIYKSRIPVISAVGHERDITIADLVADMRASTPSVAAEKVIPRKEDLKQRLGELKGDLLRSFMEIHDNYQAFVLENVRRIILSANHIIELNFSRFNTGLRKLHLLNPVAVIQQYKDRITDLARQIFVRTSHYVRLREAEYVRAAGRLSDLSPLAILSRGYSITFNISSGEVIKNTKILKKGDLIKTRLSEGEIISSVTEVKKDG
- the dxs gene encoding 1-deoxy-D-xylulose-5-phosphate synthase, encoding MLEKIHSPEDLRKLPLEALPGLSSEIRKRIIDVVSVTGGHIASSLGAVELAMALHYCFNTPKDKIIWDVGHQAYAHKIITGRNDCFETLRKSEGISGFPHKDESEYDPFTVGHSSNAVSLALGLVCAYQRLGAENNPKIVAVIGDGSLSGGLCFEGLNNAGHLKKDILVILNTNELSIAPNAGALSTYINKVLSLPIYNRFRGSLEGFVSSRIPKGSRLIKIANKFEEGLKGLFIPGIFFEELGFRYFGPLDGHNLDLLIPTLKNIMNLKGPRLLHIITKKGKGYPPAEKEPVKFHSTGPFNISNGDPVDKNKTKSYTEVFSEKIVGLASQDKRIVAITAAMAEGTGLDKFRDLYPDRFFDVGIAEQHAVCFAAGLARAGLKPVAAIYSTFLQRAYDQLIEDVALQDLPVVLAIDRAGIVGEDGPTHQGVFDIAYLRSIPNFTIMAPMDAKELESMLSFAMTLGKPVAIRYPKGTIEELDSKRCNKIELGKAEILSDGDDFAIIAVGTMASTCYKVIEILKKEGLHGSLVNARFIRPIDTDVIQKVCSKAKRIITVEEGVLDCGFGAAVVEATGLAVTRIGLPFEFIPAGKRKTLLEKYGLSESGIANTIRGLMGR
- a CDS encoding 2-oxoacid:ferredoxin oxidoreductase subunit gamma, which codes for MIERVIIAGAGGQGIMLLGKVLAEAASLKGLQVTWFPCYGAEVRGGTAYCMVIISDREVSSPYIDKADTLIIMNEPSLLKFKDRIKEDGIMLINSSLADSSSSSVKNRKFILKAMAFTDIASQLGSVKVANMVALGAYIKNKPLITKKEIFRVFEKMASGKSRALITINKVAVEKGLV
- a CDS encoding 4Fe-4S dicluster domain-containing protein, whose amino-acid sequence is MAKIVIDSQKCKGCLLCISVCPRKEIVVSDKMNRRGARIVKFKDDGLCSGCGMCAIICPDCCIEVYK
- a CDS encoding 2-oxoglutarate oxidoreductase, with protein sequence MKKIIKRPRALKDVPTHYCPGCGHGIAHRLVAEVIDDLGIREKVIAVAPVGCAVIAYDYWDFDCSEAAHGRALAVATAIKRVRPENIVFTYQGDGDLAAIGANETLHAANRGENLTVIFINNAIYGMTGGQMAPTTLLGQTTVTTPDGRISQIHGYPLKISEILATLPGVKYVERVSLTSPPEIIKAKIAIKQAFKNQMDKIGFSLVEILSACPTYWGMSANDALSWMKGTMSKEFPLGRIK